One genomic segment of Hordeum vulgare subsp. vulgare chromosome 2H, MorexV3_pseudomolecules_assembly, whole genome shotgun sequence includes these proteins:
- the LOC123430474 gene encoding fasciclin-like arabinogalactan protein 1 translates to MRRLHLAAAVLAVIVLPLAVSAAGGKAAAAKAPAAPPAPPNITAAMAKGGCKAFAALVAASPDAHSTFQSAGDGGVTAFCPSDDAVRSFMPRYKNLTADGKASLLLFHAVPVYYAPRSLKSNNGVMNTLATDGSANNFNLTVQNEGEQVTIKTDASDHAARVRSTVYDKDPIAIYAVDTVLEPVELFEPADSPAPAPAPAPVADAPKAPKKQARHRPVADAPGPAAEDAAPADQRKNSKKSAASGASCLRWAAVLPFAVAVAAALA, encoded by the coding sequence ATGCGCcgcctccacctcgccgccgccgtcctcgccGTCATCGTCCTCCCCCTCGCCGTCTCCGCGGCCGGGGGCAAAGCAGCGGCAGCTAAGGCGCCCGCTGCTCCGCCGGCCCCGCCGAACATCACGGCGGCGATGGCCAAGGGCGGGTGCAAGGCGTTCGCGGCCCTGGTGGCGGCCTCGCCGGACGCGCACTCCACGTTCCAGTCGGCCGGGGACGGCGGCGTGACGGCGTTCTGCCCCAGCGACGACGCCGTGAGGTCCTTCATGCCCAGGTACAAGAACCTCACCGCCGACGGCAAGGCGTCGCTGCTGCTGTTCCACGCCGTGCCCGTGTACTACGCGCCGCGGAGCCTCAAGTCCAACAACGGCGTCATGAACACGCTCGCCACCGACGGCTCGGCCAACAACTTCAACCTCACGGTGCAGAACGAGGGCGAGCAGGTGACCATCAAGACGGACGCCTCCGACCACGCCGCGCGGGTCAGGTCCACCGTGTACGACAAGGACCCCATCGCCATCTACGCCGTCGACACGGTGCTCGAGCCGGTGGAGCTCTTCGAGCCGGCCGACtccccggcgccggcgccggctccCGCCCCCGTCGCGGACGCGCCCAAGGCCCCCAAGAAGCAGGCGCGCCACCGGCCTGTAGCGGACGCGCCCGGGCCGGCCGCCGAGGACGCGGCGCCCGCCGACCAGAGGAAGAACTCTAAGAAGAGCGCGGCGTCCGGCGCTTCGTGTCTGCGATGGGCCGCAGTCCTGCCGTTCGCCGTGGCCGTGGCCGCCGCTCTGGCTTAG